TCTACAAAGACTCATAGAAAAGCTGGACCTATCATCTAATTGCGTTAAATAGCAGTAAAACGTAGTAAATAACTGTAAATAGGAGTTGCCATCCGTGAAAATAAAGAGGTAAAATATGAGTATCTCAGAAGCTACTAGTGCATAAAGTACTATCAAAGCTTAGGAAGTTGAGATACTTAGGTTTTAAAAGCCTGTTTGGCAACAAGCAGGTTTGCTGGGTACGCTATGAGTCGAAGGACCCCGTATTCAGTAATGGAGTGTGGCACCTCCTGTGTTTTACATGTTCAATTAGCTTTAGATTTTGGTAGTTGCTAGGCAACAATAGCTGATCTAATGCTGTACACATGGTGAGACCAAAAACTACGGTTTACTCCGTTTTACTACGGTTTAAGCGTGTCACCTACAACTACCTATCACCAGTTAAAATGAGAGGACGAGTAGTGGTAATTGGGGGTGGCGCGGCAGGTGTGTTCGCTGCTATCCAATGCGCAGAACTCAATCCCCAACTAGAAGTAAGCCTTTTAGAAGCGGGACGTCAGCTACTGAGTAAAGTCAAAATTTCCGGGGGTGGTCGCTGTAACGTCACCCATCACTGCTTTGAACCGGCAACTTTGATACAATCTTACCCCAGAGGTGGTCAAGCTTTACGGGGCGCTTTTACTCGCTTTCAACCCCAAGATACCATTGCTTGGTTCGCTCGACGCGGGGTTAAGTTAAAAACCGAAGCTGATGGTCGAATGTTCCCAGTAACCGATGACTCTCAAACGATTGTTGACTGCTTAATTCAAAGCGCTTTACAAGCTAAGGTTCAACTACGAACTGGTACAGCAGTGAAGGGAGTAACTAAAATTAATGACCGTTTTAGTCTGGAGTTGAATACTCTGGAAATTCTCAGGGGCGATCGCTTACTTATCGCTACGGGAAGTCACCCCTCGGGTCATCGTTTTGCTCAACGTCTGGGTCACCAAATTCAGCCCCTTGTTCCTTCTCTATTTACTTTTACCATCCGCGATTCACGTCTGGAGGGTTTAGCAGGGTTGAGTGTTCCACAAGCTACCCTCAGTCTCAATTTACCCAAATCGAAATTAGTCCAAACCGGACCCCTACTGATTACCCACTGGGGTTTAAGTGGTCCTGCTGTCTTAAAATTATCCGCTTGGGGAGCTAAAATACTGTTTGACCATCACTATCAGATGTCTTTGCTCATTAACTGGTTACCTGGAGAACATCCTGACTCTCTCAAAGAAAAACTGATTAAACTTAAAACGGAAATTCCCAAGAAACAAGTCAATTCTTTTTCTCCCATTGACTTACCGAAAAGATTATGGCAACGTTTTTTAGAAGTTAGCGACGTCCCCGCTAAAACTCTCTGGTCTGAATTACCTAACAGCAAGATTCAGCAATTGAGTCAGGAAATTACCCAGGGTCGTTTCCAAATCCAAGCTAAAGGCGCATTTAAGGAAGAATTCGTCACCTGTGGTGGTGTTTCTCTCAAAGAGGTCAATTTCAAAACTATGGAGAGTAAAATCTGTCCCGGTTTATATTTTGCTGGTGAGGTTCTCGATATCGATGGTGTCACCGGAGGGTTCAATTTTCAAAGCGCTTGGACTACAGGTTGGTTGGCGGGTCAAGCTTTAGCTGAGGGCTAAGTACTGTTAACTAGAAATTGCCTGGGATATTTCTACTTTCAGTGTTATTACTCAAACTACAGAAAATCAATAGGTCTTCACAATAGCTTATTTACATGAAATTTGAAACAAATTGAAGATTAAGGAGTGGAAAATGTATCAACTGCCCCTAAATTTTGAACAAATATTGACACTGGTAAAACAACTACCAGAGGAAGATAAATTGAGACTCAACCAAATCTTAAAAAAAGATAATCAAAATATCATAAAAAA
This portion of the Gloeocapsa sp. PCC 73106 genome encodes:
- a CDS encoding NAD(P)/FAD-dependent oxidoreductase, producing the protein MRGRVVVIGGGAAGVFAAIQCAELNPQLEVSLLEAGRQLLSKVKISGGGRCNVTHHCFEPATLIQSYPRGGQALRGAFTRFQPQDTIAWFARRGVKLKTEADGRMFPVTDDSQTIVDCLIQSALQAKVQLRTGTAVKGVTKINDRFSLELNTLEILRGDRLLIATGSHPSGHRFAQRLGHQIQPLVPSLFTFTIRDSRLEGLAGLSVPQATLSLNLPKSKLVQTGPLLITHWGLSGPAVLKLSAWGAKILFDHHYQMSLLINWLPGEHPDSLKEKLIKLKTEIPKKQVNSFSPIDLPKRLWQRFLEVSDVPAKTLWSELPNSKIQQLSQEITQGRFQIQAKGAFKEEFVTCGGVSLKEVNFKTMESKICPGLYFAGEVLDIDGVTGGFNFQSAWTTGWLAGQALAEG